The Agrococcus carbonis sequence CGCTCATCCAGCAGCTCGGCTTCGAGGGCGTCTACATCTCGGGTGCCGTCATGGCGGCCGAGCTGGGCCTGCCCGACATCGGCCTCACCACGCTGAGCGAGGTGGCCGAGCGGGGCCGGCAGATCTCCCGCATGACCGATCTGCCGACCCTCATCGACGCCGACACGGGCTTCGGCGAGGCGATGAACGTCGCGCGCGCGGTGCACGAGCTCGAGGACGCCGGCGTCGCGGGCCTCCACCTCGAGGATCAGGTGAACCCCAAGCGGTGCGGCCACCTCGACGGCAAGGAGGTCGTGGGCGTCGAGATCGCCGCACAGCGCATCGCCGCCGCCGTGCAGGCGCGCCGCGACCCCGATCTCGTGATCATGGCGCGCACCGACATCCGGGGCGTGCACGGATCCTCGTCGGAGGGGCTCGCCGCCGCGGTCGACCGCGCCAAGGCCCTCGAGGCGGCGGGTGCCGACGCGATCTTCCCCGAGGCGATGGCGACGCTCGAGGAGTTCGCCGCGATCCGCGCGGCGGTCGACGTGCCGATCCTCGCCAACATGACGGAGTTCGGGAAGAGCCCGCTCTTCACGCACCAGCAGCTGCAGGACGTCGGCGTCAACCTCGCCATCCACCCCGTCTCGCTGCTGCGGGTCGCGATGGGGGCGATCGAGCGCGAGCTCGGGCTCCTCGCCGAGACCGGCACGCTCGACGAGGCGGTCCCGCGCATGCAGACGCGCGCGCGGCTCTACGAGCTCAACGACTACGCCGCCTACAGCGCGTTCGACGCGGGCGTGTTCGACTTCGAGGTGCCGGGCGGCTTCGCGCAGGAGCCCCCCGCCCGCCCTTGAGCCATCCGCCGCTCAGGGTGGTCACGACGCGCCGTGCCAGGCTCTTCGAGCCCGGCGCGTCGTGACCACCCGCTCGGCATGTCGTGACCACCCGCTGAGAGGAGCGCCGTGAGCCGCTTGTTCACGCCCGTCGACGTCGGGCCCATCCGGGTCCGCAACCGGGCATGGGTCTCGCCCATGTGCCAGTACTCGTGCGACGCGCAGGACGGCGTGCCGCACGACTGGCACCGCGAGCACCTGACCTCCTTCGCCCGCGGCGGCGCGGGCCTTGTGATGACCGAGGCGGCCGCCGTCGTGCCCGAGGGCCGCATCTCGCCGCAGGACGCCGGCATCTGGGACGACGCGCAGGCCGAGGCCTGGGCGCCGATCGCCGAACGCATCCGCGCCCACGGCGCCGTGCCGGCGATGCAGCTCGCGCACGCGGGCCGCAAGGCGTCGACCTACCGCCCGTGGTCGGGACGCGGCAGCGTGCCCGTCGCCGAGGGCGGCTGGGAGGCCGTCGGGGCGGGGGCGGATGCGTTCGGCCGGTTCGCGCCGCCGCGCGCGCTGAGCGGCACCGAGGTCGAGGCGCTGCCGGATGCGTTCGCCCACGGCGCGCGCCGCGCCGTCGACGCGGGCTTCGATGTCGTCGAGGTGCACGCCGCCCACGGCTACCTGCTGCACCAGTTCCTCTCGCCGCTCACGAACTCCCGCGGCGACCGGTGGGGCGCCGACGAGCGGGGGCTCCGCACGGCGCTGCTGCGCGAGGTCGTCGCGGCGGTGCGCGCGGCGGTTCCGCACGCGGGCCTCATGGTGCGGCTGAGCGCCGCCGACTGGGTCGACGGCGGCATCGACACCGCGATGACGATCGAGCACGTGCGCGTGGCGATGGAGGCCGGCGCCGACTGGTTCGATCTCTCCTCCGGCGGGCTCGACCCGCGGCAGGAGATCCCGCTCGGCCCCGGCTACCAGGTGCGCTTCGCCCGCGACGTGCGCGAGGCGACCGGCGCGAGCGTCAACGCGGTCGGGCTGATCGACACGCCGGCGCTCGCCGAGCAGGTGCTCGCCGACGGCGATGCGGATGCGGTGATGCTCGGTCGCCCGTGGCTGCGCGATCCGCACTGGGCGCTCCTGGCGGAGGCCGAGCTCGACGGGGAGCCGGACGACTCGGTCTGGCCCGCGCAGTACACGCGGGCGCGCGTCGTCGGCTGAGCCGCGCGCCGAGGGCGGTCGGCCGTGGGTCGTCGGCCGTCGGCGTAGGGCCGCGAGCCGGTGCCCGGAGGATGTCCGGCTGCCGCGGCCGCCGCGTGGATGATCCCGCCGGCCGGCCCCGCGGCCGGAGATCCTCCGGGGCTCCACAGCCTCCTCCTGGTCGAACGTGCGGCCGCGATGCGGCATGCTGGAGCGCAGCGCCCAGCGTGGAGCGCAGCCGACCGCGATCCGGTCGGGCCGGCTCTCCGCGCGACGAGGCAGCGCCTTGACCCGAAGGAGACGGCATGACGATCGATCTGTCCACCTACGCCCTCAGCGACGAGGAGCTCGACCTCGCCGGCGCCGTGCGCGACTTCGCCGACAAGGTGGTCGCCCCGGTGAGCTACGAGGCCGACCGCACGAAGACGCTCCCGATGGACGTCGTGGCGCAGATGGGCGAGCTTGGCCTGTTCGGCATCCCGTTCCCCGAGGACCACGGCGGGCAGGGCGGCGACTACTTCGCGCTGTGCCTCGCGATCGAGGCGCTCGCGCGGGTCGACCAGTCGATCGCCATCACGCTCGAGGCGGGCGTGAGCCTCGGCGCCATGCCCATCTACCGCTTCGGCAGCGCCGAGCAGCAGGCCGAGCTGCTGCCGCCGCTGCTCGCGGGCGAGGCGCTCGCGGGCTTCGGCCTCACCGAGCCCGAGGCCGGCAGCGACGCGGGCGCGACCCGCACGACCGCGCGCCTCGACGGCGACGAGTGGGTCATCAACGGCGCCAAGCAGTTCATCACCAACTCGGGCACGCCGATCACCCGCTTCGTGACCGTCACCGCCGTCACGGGCGAGGCCGACGGCCGCAAGGAGATCTCGACGATCATCGTGCCGAACGGCACGCGGGGCTTCACGGTCGAGGCCGCCTACGACAAGGTCGGCTGGCACGCCTCCGACACGCATCCGCTGACCTTCTCCGACGCGCGCGTGCCCGCGGCGAACCTGCTGGGCGAGCGGGGCCGCGGCTTCGCGGGCTTCCTGCACATCCTCGACGAGGGGCGCATCGCGATCGCGGCGCTCGCGACCGGCGCGGCAGAGGGCTGCCTCGACGACGCCGTCGACTACGCCGGCAAGCGCACCGTCTTCGGCGAGCCGCTCTCGAGCCGCCAGAACGTGCAGTTCGTGCTCGCCCGCATGCAGTCGCGCGTGCACACCGCACGGCTCGCGTGGCACCAGGCGGCGCGCCTCCGCGACGCCGGCAAGCCCTACAAGACCGAGGCGGCGATCGCGAAGCTCGTCGCGAGCGAGGCGGCGATGGACAACGCGCGCGACGCGACGCAGATCTTCGGCGGCAACGGCTTCATGAACGAGTACTCGGTCGCGCGCCACTACCGCGACTCGAAGATCCTCGAGATCGGCGAGGGCACGAGCGAGGTGCAGCTGCTCGTCATCGCGCGCGCGCTCGGCGTCGCCTGAGGCGGCGGGGCGGGCGGGGTCGGCTGAGCCCGGCCAGCCGCTCAGCGCTCGGGTGCCGCGTTCGACCCCGCGGCGCCGTACCGTGCGCCGGTCTCGACGAAGGCTCGCAGCCGGCGCAGCAGGTCGGCCCAGCCGGCGTCGTAGGAGCGCTCGAGCGCCGCGCCCTCGCCACCCCACAGCACCGCGCCGTCGTGCGCGAGCGTGACGCGGGTGCCGCCGGGAGCCGGCTCGAGCACGATGCGCACCTCGCCCTCGGCGCTCGCGCCCATCCCCATCTGGCCGCGCCAGCTGTAGGCGCGCCCCGGCTCGCACGCCGTCACGACGCCCCACAGGGCCGACGCCGCGCCGAGGTGCTCGACGACGGGCTCGCCGGCGCGCAGCGGGAGGTCGATCGAGCTCGGCCCGCCGAGCATGAGGTACGGCGCGCCCCACCAGGCCGCCGGCTCGTCGACGAGCGCGTCCCACACGCGGTCCGGATGCGCGGCGACGTCGATCGCCGTGCGCACGTGGAACTCGTCGTCGGCCATGCTGCCTCCTCGCCGCTTCCGAGCGTGGCCGCGGCGACGCATCCGCGTCAAGCACCGTGCCGCGAGCCCGCCCGCGACGCCCGCCGGGGCGGCGCGGGCGCGCAGGAGCGGTGACGTAGAGTCGTACCGCCCGCGCACCGGACCGAGGAGCACCATGGCTGAGCCCGAGATCAAGAAGGGACTCGCTGGCGTCTACGCCGACACCACCGAGATCTCGAAGGTCAACCCCGACACCAACTCGCTGCTCTACCGCGGCTATCCGGTGCCCGAGCTCGCCGCGACCCAGCCGTTCGAGGCGGTCGCCTACCTGCTGTGGCACGGCGAGCTGCCGGACGAGGCGCAGCTGGCCGAGTTCCGCGCGAAGGAGCGCCGCCACCGCGCGCTGCCCGAGAATGTGCGGACGGTGATGGATGCGCTGCCTGAGACCGCGCACCCCATGGACGTCGTGCGCACCGCCGTCTCGATCGTCGGCGCGAACGACCCGCACACCGACGACCCCGACACCGACATCGACAAGGCGTTCAACCTCTTCGCCGTGCTGCCGTCGATCGTCGCCTACGAGCAGCGCCGCCGCCACGGCCAGGAGCCGATCGAGCCGCGCGACGACCTCGACTACGCCGCGAACTTCCTCTGGATGGCCTTCGGCGAGGAGGCCGACCCCGTCGTCGTCGACGCCTTCAACCAGTCGATGATCCTGTACGCGGAGCACTCGTTCAACGCATCCACCTTCACCGCTCGCGTGGTCACGTCGACGCTCGCCGACCTCTACTCGGCGGTCACGGCGGCGATCGGCGCGCTCAAGGGCCACCTGCACGGCGGCGCCAACGAGGCCGTCATGGAGGTCTTCCGCGAGGTCGGCGAGGCGTCGAAGGCGGATGCGTGGATGCAGACCGCGCTCGACGAGAAGCGCAAGATCATGGGCTTCGGCCACCGCGTCTACAAGAACGGCGACTCGCGGGTGCCGACGATGCGCGCGGCGCTCGAGCGGCTCGTCGAGCACTACGACGCCCCCGAGGTGCTCGAGATCTACAACGCCCTCGAGCAGGCCATGGCCGACCGGAAGCCCATCAAGCCGAACCTCGACTTCCCGTCTGGCCCGGCCTACGCCCTCATCGGCTTCGACGTGCCGATCTTCACGCCGCTGTTCGTCGCGGCGCGGGTGACGGGCTGGACGGCGCACATCATCGAGCAGCGCGCGAACAACGCGCTCATCCGACCGCTCTCGGCCTACAGCGGCCCCGACGAGCGGCACGTGCCGGGCGTCGACGCATCCGCCCTGCCCGAGGACACGTCCACGATCGAGGAGACCGAGTGACCATTCCCGCGCTTGCCCTGAACGACGGCCGCAGCATCCCGCAGCTGGGCTTCGGCGTCTTCAAGGTCGACCCCGCGGAGACCGAGCGCATCGTCAGCGAGGCGCTCGAGGCCGGCTACCGCCACATCGACACCGCCGCGGTGTACCGCAACGAGGAGGGCGTGGGCCGCGCGATCGCCGCCTCCGGCATCCCGCGCGACGAGCTCTTCGTGACGACGAAGCTCTGGAACGACCGCCGCGGTGCCGCCGAGGCGCGCGGGGCGATGGGCGAGAGCCTCGAGAAGCTGGGCCTCTCGCACGTCGACCTCTACCTGATCCATTGGCCGACGCCCGCGAACGGCTCGCCCGTCGAGACGTGGGAGACGCTCGGCGAGCTGCGCGCCGAGGGGCTCACGACCTCGATCGGCGTCTCGAACTTCGACGAGCGCTTCCTGCCCGAGATCCTCGAGACCGGGCTCGTGCCGGCCGTCGATCAGATCGAGCTGCACCCGCAGTTCCAGCAGCGCGCCGCGACCGCGCTCGCCGCCGAGCACCGCATCGCGATCGAGGCGTGGGGACCGCTCGGCCAGGGCAAGGTCGACTACTCGGCCGGCGCCATCGGCGAGATCGCCGAGCGGCTCGGCGTCACGTGGGCGCAGGTCGTCATCGCGTGGCACCTCGCCGCCGGGCGCATCGTCTTCCCGAAGTCGAACCGCCGCGAGCGCATGGAGGAGAACCTCGCCGCGGCCGCCGTGCAGCTGAGCGCCGACGACATCGCGGCGATCGACGCGCTCGACCAGGGCGCGGCCGGTCGCGTCTCGGCCGACCCCGCCGAGGTCAGCTAGCGCCGGATCGCGCTTCGCGGACCCCGTCCGCCGAAGTCGACCTGGTGCACCTGGTCGAGCTCGGCGGAGGGGGTCCCGCTGCGTGTGGCGGGCGACGCGCAGCTGGTCGCGATCGCCGCGCGCGATGGCCGCCCGCGATTCGGCTCAGTCGCGCAGCAGTGCCGTGATGCGCGGCGCGAGCGCGCGGGCGACGCGCGGCTGATCGCGGTCGCCGCCCGCGACGAGGAAGCTGTGGTCGCCGCCGTCGACCCAGTCGATCCGCGCCTCCGGCAGCGTCGCGACGAGGTCGTCGAGCAGCGCGCCCGACTGGAACGGATCGTTCGTGCCCTGCAGGAACCGCTGCGGCAGCGCGATCGCAGCGAGGTGCTCGGTGCGCAGCCGCTCTGGCCTGCCGGGCGGATGCAGCGGGTAGCCGAGGTAGATGAGTCCCGTCGCGGGCATCCCGGCGGCCACGGCGTGCGCCGCCATGCGGCCGCCGAACGACTTCCCGCCTGCCCACGGCTCGTGCGGCAGCGCCTCGCGCGCGACCGCCATGATCGCGTGCCACGAGGCGACCGCGCGCTTCGCGGGCTCGGGCTGGCCGCGCCCCGCCTCCGCATTGGGGAAGCTCGCCCGCAGCACCGCCACCCCCGCGTCGGCGAGGCCCGCGGCAGCCCCCTCCATCCAGGGCTGGGTCGCACGGCCGCCCGCGCCGTGCAGCAGCACGAGGCTCGCCCACGGGTCGTCGGGCAGGTCGATGATGGCCTCGAGCCGGTCGACGGGCGACGTGGCGAACGCGGCGCCCTCGAGCGGCACGGTGACGGTCTGGCGAGCGGTCGGCACCTCCGCATCCTCGCAGAGCCATTGCGCCCGAGCCAGGACCCCGCGCTGGGCGGCGCGTGCCGGCCGCCCGCCGGCCGCAGCGCGGAACGAGAGCCCCCGCACGGCCGACGCCGCCGCTGCCGCTGTCATCCACAGGACGCCCCCGCCGCCGCGCGCGCCCGGCCGCCGCTCTGCCACGGTGCGCGCATGGAGGATCCCGCCGCCGCACCCATCGTCGCCGAGGCAGAAGCCCACATCGGCGAGCTGCTCGCCCTCTGGCTCACGCCCCGCCCGGGCGAGTGCCTGCCCTGCTTCCTCCACCGGTCGGTCGAAGCCTTCGGCTGCCAGAACGACCTGCGCTTCGCCAGTCGCTACCGCGATCTCGTCGCGCCGCGCGCCACGCGGCTGAGGGAGCGGCTCGAGGCCTGCGGCGGCTACTGCGACTGCGAGGCGCTCATGAACGTCTTCGAACCTGCCCGGCACCTGTGGACGCCCGCCTACGAGGAGGAGCGACCCGGCGGCGGCGCCGTCTGCTCCGACGCCGAGCCGCCGGAGCGCATGCCCCCGTGCGGCGGCGTGCGGCGCGCCTCGACGCGGCCGTGCGGCAACTGGTATGCGCTGCGGCGCCTCTACAGCGGCCGCCTGCGGCGCAGGCGGTGGTGATCGGGCGAGCGATGGGGAGGACGCGGATCGGATGCGCATGCCGGCGTGCGCGTTCCACGCGTCGGTGCCCGACGGCGCTCGGTCCACCGGCGCGGGCGCCGCCCGGCGTGCGCGCTCAGTCGACCGCGACCGGAGCGGACCGGCGAGCGTCGCGGGCGCCGCGAGCCGCATCGCGGGCGCCGTCGGCGGCGACGAGCGCGAGCCACGCGGCGCGCTGCTCGGGGCTGGACGTGCGCACCGGGCCGAGCCGCCGCATCCGCACGCGCTTGATGCCGACGAGCCCGAGCGTGCCGCTGCGCAGCTGGTCGAGCCGCGTGTCGGGCAGCAGGGCGGCGAGCCACGGCGGGGTATCGCTCGTGGCGATGATGCGGCCGGTGCGGCCGGTGAGCAGCCCCTCGGGGGCCATGCCGCGGTAGCGGTAGTCCTGCTGCGGCAGCAGCGCGCGGTCGAGGAAGCCCTTGAGCAGCGCGGGCGTCGAGCGCCACCACACGGGCGTGGCGATCACGACGTGGTCGGCGTCGCGGATCGCCTGCCGGGCGTCGGCGAGGTCGGGTTCGATCGGCATGCGCTGCGTGTAGCCGAAGCGCATGTGCACGTCGAAGTCGAGGTCGCGCAGCGCGAGCAGCCGCGCGTCGCCGTGCCCGTCGGCGTAGGCGGATGCGAGCGCTGCGGTGAGCGAGGCGGGGTTGGGGTGGGCGTCGATGACGAGGGCGGACATGGCGGCTCCGTTCGCGGGAGGTGATCTGGACAGTGTCAACAATGTGGACACCGCCCAGCGTGGCGTAGCATCTTGCACGTGTCAAGATCGGCGTCGCCCTACCACCACGGCAACCTGCCGGAGGCGCTCGAGCGCGCCGCGATGGGGCTGCTCGAGACGCGGCCCGCGCACGACATCAGCCTGCGCGAGGTCGCGCGCGAGGCGGGCGTGAGCCACAACGCGCCGTACCACCACTTCGGCGACCGGAAGGCGCTGCTCAAGGTGCTCGCCGAGCGCTCGATGGCGGCGCTCGTCGAGTCGCAGACGGCGGCGGCCGCGGCCGGCGAGCCGGTTGCGCGGGCGCGGGCGCTCGCGCGCGACTACGTGAGCTTCGCGGCGCGCCGCCCCCACGCCTTCGCGGTCATCTACGACCCGAGCGTGTGCGTGCCGGGCGCCCCGACCGAGACGATGGCACCGCTCATCGCGGCCGAGGAGGCGCTGCTGGCCGAGGCGGTGCGCACCGCCGTGCCCGACCTCGCCGAGGATGCGCTGCCGCACCTCGCCGCGGCGATGTGGGGCACCGTGCACGGGCTCGCGCAGCTGACGCAAGCGGGCCACCTCACGCTCGAGGCCTCGCTCGCCGCCGTCGACGCGCTCATCGACCGGGTCGTGGCCGCGCGCTGAACCGGGTGCCGCTCAGGCACCCGGCGTAGCGTGGGCCCATGGCGGGCCACCAGGGCGAGCAGCACCAGCAGACCGACAACCGGCTGGGGGAGGCGGCGAGCGCCTACCTGCGGCTGCACGCCGACAACCCCGTCGACTGGCGCGAGTGGGGCGACGAGGCCTTCGCCGAGGCGCGCGAGCGCGGCGTGCCGGTGCTCGCCTCGGTCGGCTACGCCACGTGCCACTGGTGCCACGTGATGGCGCGCGAATCGTTCGCCGACCCCGCGATCGGCGCCCTGCTGCGCGAGGGCTTCGTCGCGGTCAAGGTCGACCGGGAGGAGCGGCCCGACGTCGACGCCGCCCTCATGGGCGCCGCATCCGCCTTCACCCGCCACCTCGGCTGGCCGCTCACGGCGTTCCTCACGCCCGAGGGGCTGCCGTTCTTCGCCGGCACGTACTTCCCGCCCGAGCCGCGGCAGGGCGCGCCCGCGTTCCGCGAGGTGCTCGGGGCGATCTCGCAGGCGTGGCGTGAGCAGCCGGATGCGGTGGCCGGCACCGCGGCCCAGGTGCAGGAGGCGCTGCGGTCGGCGAGCCGCGGCTCGCGCGCGGGCGCCGCCGCGAGCGGCATCGCCGATGCGGGGGACGCCGCCGACGGCGCACCCGACAGCGTCGCCGTGCGTGCGGCGCTCGCGAAGGTCGCCGATCAGGAGGACACGCGCTTCGGCGGGCTCGGCGAGGGGCAGAAGTTCCCGCAGGCGCCGCTCATCCTCGCGCTCGCGACGGCGCACGAGGCCGGCGCGGGGGCGTCGGCGCCGCAGCCGCTGCGCGAGCTCGCGGGCCGCCTGCTCGACGCCGCGGCGGGCGACGACGCGGTCGTCGCCGGGGGCGGCTACTCGCGGCTGCGCGGGCGCGACGGCGGCTTCTTCCGCTACGCGACGCAGCGCGACTGGTCGGTGCCCCACTTCGAGCGCATGCTCGTCGACAACGCGCAGCTGCTGCACGTGGCGACGCAGCTCGGCCGGGAGACGATCGCGGCGGGGATCGTCGACTTCCTCGCCGAGGTGCTGCGGCTGCCGAGCGGCGCGTTCGCGATCGCGGAGGACGCCGAGTCGCTCGTCGACGGCGAGCGCGTCGAGGGCGGCTGGCACGAACCGCAGCACGCCGACGCCCAGCGCGAGCGCCCGCCCCTCGACCGGCTCGTCGTGACGAGCGCCAACGGGCTCGCGATCGAGGCGCTCGCGATCCGCGCGCTTCGCGACGACGACGAGCGAGCGCTCGCCCTCGCGGTCGCGGCTGCCGAGCACCTCCTGGCGCACCACGCGCCCGAGGCCGGCGCGCTCGTGCACGCGAGCCTCGACGGCGTGCCGTCGACCGCCGCCGCGACCGCCGCCGACGCCGGCTGCCTCGCGAGCGCGCTGCTCGCGCTCACCGACGCGACCGGCGAGGCCCGCTGGGCGACCGCCGCCCGGCGCATCCTCGAGTCGGCGCCCGACCCCGCCGAGACGACGGACCAGGGGCCGGTGCTGCAGCTCGGGCCCGCATCCGACGGCGATGCGCCCTCGGGGAGGCGGCGCTCGCGGGCGCCTTGCAGCAGCTCTACGCGCTCACCGCCGACGCCGCGCACCTCGAGCGGGCGACCCGCCTGCTCGACGCGCGACTCGCCCTGCAGAACCCGTTCGCGGGCGCCGCGACGCTGCGGGTCGCGGGGCTCCTCGCGCAGCCGCCCCGCACGACCGTGATCATCGGCGAGCCGCCGGCCGAGCGGCGGCAGGCGCTGCGCCGCGAGCCGGGCGCGCTCGCCGCGACGCCCGAGCAGGCCGCCGCGCTCGCCGCCGCCGGGTGCACCCTGCTCGAGGGCAAGCAGGAGCCGGGCGTCTACCGCTGCGAGGGCTTCGTCTGCGCGCTGCCCGAGCGCTTCTGAGCGCCGAGGGGCCGACCTGCGCGCACACGCGTCCAGCTGCGGCGCGCATGCCTGCGGCGGCTCCGGTACCCGCGCCGAGGCGCCCGGCGCGGACCCTCCCCGCTACGGCCAGCTCGGCGGCCAGTAGCGCAGCCGGATCTGCGGCTCGGGCAGCGCGATGCCGTACCAGACCGGCAGGAACCACAGCGAGACGGCGATGCTGACGACGACGATCACGGCGATCGCCGCCCAGCCGGCGGCGCGGCGCTCG is a genomic window containing:
- the prpB gene encoding methylisocitrate lyase, whose amino-acid sequence is MLSSSVTPSEKRKAFRAGLASGTIQRFPGAFTPLTAPLIQQLGFEGVYISGAVMAAELGLPDIGLTTLSEVAERGRQISRMTDLPTLIDADTGFGEAMNVARAVHELEDAGVAGLHLEDQVNPKRCGHLDGKEVVGVEIAAQRIAAAVQARRDPDLVIMARTDIRGVHGSSSEGLAAAVDRAKALEAAGADAIFPEAMATLEEFAAIRAAVDVPILANMTEFGKSPLFTHQQLQDVGVNLAIHPVSLLRVAMGAIERELGLLAETGTLDEAVPRMQTRARLYELNDYAAYSAFDAGVFDFEVPGGFAQEPPARP
- a CDS encoding oxidoreductase, which codes for MSRLFTPVDVGPIRVRNRAWVSPMCQYSCDAQDGVPHDWHREHLTSFARGGAGLVMTEAAAVVPEGRISPQDAGIWDDAQAEAWAPIAERIRAHGAVPAMQLAHAGRKASTYRPWSGRGSVPVAEGGWEAVGAGADAFGRFAPPRALSGTEVEALPDAFAHGARRAVDAGFDVVEVHAAHGYLLHQFLSPLTNSRGDRWGADERGLRTALLREVVAAVRAAVPHAGLMVRLSAADWVDGGIDTAMTIEHVRVAMEAGADWFDLSSGGLDPRQEIPLGPGYQVRFARDVREATGASVNAVGLIDTPALAEQVLADGDADAVMLGRPWLRDPHWALLAEAELDGEPDDSVWPAQYTRARVVG
- a CDS encoding acyl-CoA dehydrogenase family protein produces the protein MTIDLSTYALSDEELDLAGAVRDFADKVVAPVSYEADRTKTLPMDVVAQMGELGLFGIPFPEDHGGQGGDYFALCLAIEALARVDQSIAITLEAGVSLGAMPIYRFGSAEQQAELLPPLLAGEALAGFGLTEPEAGSDAGATRTTARLDGDEWVINGAKQFITNSGTPITRFVTVTAVTGEADGRKEISTIIVPNGTRGFTVEAAYDKVGWHASDTHPLTFSDARVPAANLLGERGRGFAGFLHILDEGRIAIAALATGAAEGCLDDAVDYAGKRTVFGEPLSSRQNVQFVLARMQSRVHTARLAWHQAARLRDAGKPYKTEAAIAKLVASEAAMDNARDATQIFGGNGFMNEYSVARHYRDSKILEIGEGTSEVQLLVIARALGVA
- a CDS encoding SRPBCC family protein is translated as MADDEFHVRTAIDVAAHPDRVWDALVDEPAAWWGAPYLMLGGPSSIDLPLRAGEPVVEHLGAASALWGVVTACEPGRAYSWRGQMGMGASAEGEVRIVLEPAPGGTRVTLAHDGAVLWGGEGAALERSYDAGWADLLRRLRAFVETGARYGAAGSNAAPER
- a CDS encoding bifunctional 2-methylcitrate synthase/citrate synthase, yielding MAEPEIKKGLAGVYADTTEISKVNPDTNSLLYRGYPVPELAATQPFEAVAYLLWHGELPDEAQLAEFRAKERRHRALPENVRTVMDALPETAHPMDVVRTAVSIVGANDPHTDDPDTDIDKAFNLFAVLPSIVAYEQRRRHGQEPIEPRDDLDYAANFLWMAFGEEADPVVVDAFNQSMILYAEHSFNASTFTARVVTSTLADLYSAVTAAIGALKGHLHGGANEAVMEVFREVGEASKADAWMQTALDEKRKIMGFGHRVYKNGDSRVPTMRAALERLVEHYDAPEVLEIYNALEQAMADRKPIKPNLDFPSGPAYALIGFDVPIFTPLFVAARVTGWTAHIIEQRANNALIRPLSAYSGPDERHVPGVDASALPEDTSTIEETE
- a CDS encoding aldo/keto reductase encodes the protein MTIPALALNDGRSIPQLGFGVFKVDPAETERIVSEALEAGYRHIDTAAVYRNEEGVGRAIAASGIPRDELFVTTKLWNDRRGAAEARGAMGESLEKLGLSHVDLYLIHWPTPANGSPVETWETLGELRAEGLTTSIGVSNFDERFLPEILETGLVPAVDQIELHPQFQQRAATALAAEHRIAIEAWGPLGQGKVDYSAGAIGEIAERLGVTWAQVVIAWHLAAGRIVFPKSNRRERMEENLAAAAVQLSADDIAAIDALDQGAAGRVSADPAEVS
- a CDS encoding alpha/beta hydrolase family protein, which codes for MPTARQTVTVPLEGAAFATSPVDRLEAIIDLPDDPWASLVLLHGAGGRATQPWMEGAAAGLADAGVAVLRASFPNAEAGRGQPEPAKRAVASWHAIMAVAREALPHEPWAGGKSFGGRMAAHAVAAGMPATGLIYLGYPLHPPGRPERLRTEHLAAIALPQRFLQGTNDPFQSGALLDDLVATLPEARIDWVDGGDHSFLVAGGDRDQPRVARALAPRITALLRD
- a CDS encoding DUF2695 domain-containing protein, yielding MEDPAAAPIVAEAEAHIGELLALWLTPRPGECLPCFLHRSVEAFGCQNDLRFASRYRDLVAPRATRLRERLEACGGYCDCEALMNVFEPARHLWTPAYEEERPGGGAVCSDAEPPERMPPCGGVRRASTRPCGNWYALRRLYSGRLRRRRW
- a CDS encoding NAD(P)H-dependent oxidoreductase, producing MSALVIDAHPNPASLTAALASAYADGHGDARLLALRDLDFDVHMRFGYTQRMPIEPDLADARQAIRDADHVVIATPVWWRSTPALLKGFLDRALLPQQDYRYRGMAPEGLLTGRTGRIIATSDTPPWLAALLPDTRLDQLRSGTLGLVGIKRVRMRRLGPVRTSSPEQRAAWLALVAADGARDAARGARDARRSAPVAVD
- a CDS encoding TetR/AcrR family transcriptional regulator yields the protein MSRSASPYHHGNLPEALERAAMGLLETRPAHDISLREVAREAGVSHNAPYHHFGDRKALLKVLAERSMAALVESQTAAAAAGEPVARARALARDYVSFAARRPHAFAVIYDPSVCVPGAPTETMAPLIAAEEALLAEAVRTAVPDLAEDALPHLAAAMWGTVHGLAQLTQAGHLTLEASLAAVDALIDRVVAAR
- a CDS encoding thioredoxin domain-containing protein; protein product: MAGHQGEQHQQTDNRLGEAASAYLRLHADNPVDWREWGDEAFAEARERGVPVLASVGYATCHWCHVMARESFADPAIGALLREGFVAVKVDREERPDVDAALMGAASAFTRHLGWPLTAFLTPEGLPFFAGTYFPPEPRQGAPAFREVLGAISQAWREQPDAVAGTAAQVQEALRSASRGSRAGAAASGIADAGDAADGAPDSVAVRAALAKVADQEDTRFGGLGEGQKFPQAPLILALATAHEAGAGASAPQPLRELAGRLLDAAAGDDAVVAGGGYSRLRGRDGGFFRYATQRDWSVPHFERMLVDNAQLLHVATQLGRETIAAGIVDFLAEVLRLPSGAFAIAEDAESLVDGERVEGGWHEPQHADAQRERPPLDRLVVTSANGLAIEALAIRALRDDDERALALAVAAAEHLLAHHAPEAGALVHASLDGVPSTAAATAADAGCLASALLALTDATGEARWATAARRILESAPDPAETTDQGPVLQLGPASDGDAPSGRRRSRAPCSSSTRSPPTPRTSSGRPACSTRDSPCRTRSRAPRRCGSRGSSRSRPARP